A DNA window from Halomonas zincidurans B6 contains the following coding sequences:
- the mfd gene encoding transcription-repair coupling factor, giving the protein MPTFSPLAPPLPDDHRHTLYCRAPSGAAGPLTLARLADDAPLLVITPDTASAQRLESALRFFARVPVLPFPDWETLPYDSFSPHQDIVSERLRTLRRLQEAREGIVLVPVNTLMQRLPPTDYIAGRVITLTVGMTLDREGFRERLSRAGYRAVETVYEPGEYALRGALIDLYPMGSETPLRIDLFDDEIDTLRRFDPDTQRSADKVESVELLPAHEYSLSRSAIACFREGFETLFDVDPRQCPLYSDAIKGIPSPGLEQYLPLFFEETATLFEHLAEGTRVALLPGVHAAAEHHWGSIQSRYENLGVDPTRPLLPPARAFIPVAEVFAAIKAKPRLELVDSDAHPHAQQPLAKAPPQVAINARAQQPLAALQEYLAAHPEQRMLFVAESRGRREALEETLAVLHLEMPHIDDWQTFIAGDQRLAITEGLLSEGLVLDEPDLAIITETELFGEVVRQSRRREKATDDNELAVRHLSELRPGAPVVHQLHGVGRYLGLETIEVGGQAAEFVTLEYADGARLYVPVDSLQLISRYAGASDELAPLHKLGSDTWDKAKKKAAERIRDTAAELLDVYARREAREGFASDPPGAEYQRFAASFPFEETPDQRAAIHAVIGDMTASQPMDRVVCGDVGFGKTEVAMRAAFLAVHSGRQVVVLVPTTLLAQQHYDNFRDRFADTAVQVELISRFTGGKGQADTLKRIEGGRADIVIGTHKLLSKSIKLPNMGLLIIDEEHRFGVSQKERLKSLRAEVDILTLTATPIPRTLNMAMSGIRDLSIIATPPARRLSVKTFVQQRDEAVIKEALLREILRGGQVYFLHNEVRTIEQTAEKVRELIPEARVGVAHGQLPERSLERIMSDFYHQRFNVLVCSTIIETGIDVPSANTIIIERADKFGLAQLHQLRGRVGRSHHQAYAYLLTPAPKAISKDAIKRLEAIGQAEDLGAGFTLASHDMEIRGAGELLGDEQSGQLETIGYSLYMQMLDRAVKAIRAGKTPNIEAPLDEGVEVSLNLPALIPDDYLHDVQQRLIMYKRISNAENEADLKELQVEMIDRFGLLPNPVKTLFRQTRLRQRAERLGIVRLEAGDERGRIIFGASPAIDPMTLVQLIQQDPQHYRLDGADTLRFNAEMADPEQRFATLETLLENLNRKAEAA; this is encoded by the coding sequence ATGCCCACTTTTTCACCCCTGGCTCCTCCGCTTCCCGACGATCACCGTCATACCCTGTATTGCCGGGCACCGTCGGGCGCCGCAGGCCCGCTGACTCTCGCCCGCCTGGCCGACGATGCGCCGCTGCTGGTGATCACTCCCGATACCGCCAGCGCGCAGCGTCTGGAAAGCGCACTGCGCTTTTTCGCCCGCGTGCCGGTGCTGCCGTTTCCCGATTGGGAGACGCTGCCCTACGACAGCTTCTCGCCTCATCAGGACATCGTCTCCGAGCGCCTGCGCACCCTGCGCCGCCTGCAGGAAGCCCGCGAAGGCATCGTCCTGGTGCCGGTCAACACGCTGATGCAGCGGCTTCCGCCCACCGATTATATCGCCGGGCGGGTCATCACCCTGACAGTGGGCATGACGCTGGACCGCGAGGGCTTTCGCGAACGTCTGTCACGTGCCGGCTACCGGGCCGTGGAGACCGTCTACGAGCCCGGCGAATACGCCCTGCGCGGCGCGCTGATCGATCTTTACCCGATGGGCAGTGAAACGCCGCTGCGCATCGATCTGTTCGACGACGAGATCGATACCCTGCGCCGCTTCGACCCGGACACCCAGCGCAGCGCCGACAAGGTCGAGTCGGTCGAGTTGCTGCCGGCCCACGAATATTCCCTGTCGCGCTCGGCGATCGCCTGCTTCCGCGAAGGCTTCGAGACGCTGTTCGACGTCGATCCGCGCCAGTGCCCGCTCTACAGCGACGCCATCAAGGGCATCCCCTCGCCGGGGCTCGAACAGTACCTGCCATTGTTCTTCGAGGAGACGGCGACGCTCTTCGAGCATCTCGCCGAGGGCACCCGCGTCGCCCTGCTGCCTGGCGTGCATGCCGCTGCCGAACACCACTGGGGCTCGATACAAAGCCGCTACGAGAATCTCGGTGTCGATCCGACGCGCCCCCTGTTGCCGCCGGCGCGGGCCTTCATCCCGGTGGCCGAGGTGTTCGCCGCGATCAAGGCCAAGCCGCGTCTCGAACTGGTCGACAGCGACGCTCATCCGCATGCCCAGCAGCCGCTGGCCAAGGCCCCGCCACAGGTCGCCATCAACGCCCGCGCCCAACAGCCGCTGGCCGCGCTGCAGGAGTATCTCGCCGCTCATCCCGAGCAGCGCATGCTGTTCGTCGCCGAATCCCGTGGTCGGCGCGAGGCGCTGGAGGAAACGCTGGCCGTTCTGCATCTTGAAATGCCGCATATCGACGACTGGCAGACGTTCATTGCCGGCGATCAACGCCTGGCGATCACCGAGGGCCTGCTCAGCGAGGGCCTGGTGCTCGACGAGCCGGATCTCGCCATCATCACCGAGACCGAGCTGTTCGGCGAGGTAGTGCGTCAGAGCCGGCGCCGCGAGAAGGCCACCGACGACAACGAGCTGGCGGTGCGCCATCTTTCCGAGTTGCGTCCCGGCGCGCCGGTAGTCCATCAACTGCATGGCGTGGGTCGCTATCTGGGACTGGAAACCATCGAGGTTGGCGGTCAGGCCGCCGAGTTCGTGACCCTGGAGTACGCCGACGGTGCACGCCTCTACGTGCCGGTGGACAGCCTGCAGCTGATCTCGCGCTATGCCGGCGCCAGCGATGAACTGGCGCCGCTGCACAAGCTCGGCTCGGATACCTGGGACAAGGCCAAGAAGAAAGCCGCCGAGCGCATCCGCGACACCGCCGCCGAGCTGCTCGATGTCTATGCCCGCCGCGAGGCACGCGAAGGCTTCGCCAGCGACCCGCCCGGGGCGGAGTACCAGCGCTTCGCCGCAAGTTTCCCGTTCGAGGAAACCCCCGATCAGCGCGCCGCTATCCATGCGGTGATCGGCGACATGACGGCCAGCCAGCCGATGGATCGAGTGGTCTGCGGCGATGTCGGCTTCGGCAAGACCGAAGTCGCCATGCGCGCCGCCTTTCTCGCCGTGCATTCGGGGCGCCAGGTGGTGGTACTGGTACCGACCACCCTGCTCGCTCAGCAGCATTATGACAATTTCCGCGATCGTTTCGCCGACACCGCCGTCCAGGTCGAGCTGATCTCGCGCTTTACCGGCGGCAAGGGCCAGGCCGATACGCTCAAGCGCATCGAGGGAGGCCGCGCCGACATCGTCATCGGCACTCACAAGCTGCTTTCCAAGAGTATCAAGCTGCCCAACATGGGCCTTTTGATCATCGACGAGGAGCACCGCTTCGGGGTTTCCCAAAAGGAGCGTCTGAAGAGCCTGCGCGCCGAGGTCGATATCCTGACGCTGACCGCGACGCCGATACCGCGCACCCTGAACATGGCGATGAGCGGTATCCGCGACCTGTCGATCATCGCCACGCCGCCGGCGCGCCGGCTATCGGTGAAGACCTTCGTGCAGCAGCGCGACGAGGCGGTGATCAAGGAAGCGCTGCTCCGCGAGATACTGCGAGGCGGGCAGGTGTACTTCTTGCACAACGAGGTCAGGACCATCGAGCAGACGGCAGAGAAGGTCCGCGAGCTGATTCCCGAGGCGCGGGTCGGCGTGGCGCATGGTCAACTGCCCGAGCGCAGCCTCGAGCGAATCATGTCCGATTTCTATCATCAGCGCTTCAATGTGCTGGTCTGCTCGACGATCATCGAGACCGGCATCGACGTGCCCAGCGCCAACACCATCATCATCGAGCGCGCCGACAAGTTCGGCCTCGCCCAGCTCCATCAGCTGCGCGGCCGGGTCGGTCGCAGCCACCATCAGGCTTATGCCTACTTGCTCACCCCAGCGCCCAAGGCAATAAGCAAGGATGCCATCAAGCGCCTGGAAGCGATCGGCCAGGCCGAGGATCTTGGCGCCGGGTTCACGTTGGCCAGCCACGACATGGAGATTCGCGGCGCCGGCGAGCTGCTCGGCGACGAGCAGAGCGGCCAATTGGAGACTATCGGCTACAGCCTCTACATGCAGATGCTCGACCGGGCGGTGAAGGCGATTCGTGCCGGCAAGACGCCCAATATCGAGGCACCGCTGGACGAAGGGGTCGAAGTCAGCCTCAACCTGCCGGCATTGATCCCCGACGACTATCTGCACGACGTCCAGCAACGCCTGATCATGTACAAGCGCATCAGCAACGCCGAAAATGAAGCCGACCTCAAGGAACTGCAGGTGGAGATGATCGATCGTTTCGGTCTGCTGCCGAACCCGGTCAAGACGCTGTTCCGTCAGACACGGCTGCGTCAGCGCGCCGAGCGCCTGGGCATCGTGCGTCTCGAGGCCGGCGACGAGCGCGGTCGCATCATCTTCGGCGCCAGCCCGGCGATCGATCCCATGACGCTGGTTCAGTTGATTCAACAGGATCCGCAACACTATCGACTCGACGGCGCCGACACCCTGCGCTTCAACGCCGAGATGGCCGATCCCGAGCAACGTTTCGCCACTCTCGAG